The following are encoded in a window of Sinomonas cyclohexanicum genomic DNA:
- a CDS encoding MinD/ParA family ATP-binding protein, with protein sequence MREQPVTGSLASTPQQQVRELQPRAEPVEAPAGFIRSTPVPPPGGFRGFLYRLTGGALNLGPSEGERQEELLEKQIARRLEGNWNTAFLSLKGGIGKTSTTVGVGLTLAELRPEPPCAIDANPDAGDLVERALGEGAYESERRHSITSLLRDFSSVTSRADLMRYLHHAGSLHLLAGEQDPELSDSLTAEDYRRVHALVARHFAVTLTDCGTGVSRPAMRGILEDADNIVVVAGYAVSGAKRARDTLRWLSAHGYDRLAQGAIVVVTDKDDVSARVDKAAIEATLSGMCRALVAVPHDRSMADGDLVDLGRLRPSTRRAYRQIAAAIVSGYQR encoded by the coding sequence GTGCGCGAGCAGCCTGTGACGGGGAGCCTGGCGAGCACACCCCAGCAACAGGTGCGGGAACTGCAGCCCCGGGCCGAGCCGGTCGAGGCGCCCGCAGGGTTCATCCGCTCGACCCCGGTGCCCCCGCCCGGCGGTTTCCGCGGGTTCCTGTACCGGCTCACGGGCGGCGCGCTGAACCTCGGCCCGTCCGAGGGGGAGCGCCAGGAGGAACTGCTCGAGAAGCAGATCGCCCGGCGCCTCGAGGGCAACTGGAACACGGCGTTCCTCTCCCTCAAGGGCGGGATCGGCAAGACGTCCACGACCGTGGGCGTGGGCCTGACGCTCGCGGAGCTGCGGCCTGAGCCGCCCTGCGCGATTGACGCGAACCCGGACGCCGGCGACCTCGTGGAGCGTGCGCTCGGTGAGGGGGCCTACGAGTCGGAGCGTCGGCACTCGATCACGAGTCTCCTGCGCGACTTCAGCTCGGTGACATCGCGCGCGGACCTCATGAGGTACCTCCACCACGCGGGCAGCCTCCACCTCCTCGCGGGCGAGCAGGACCCGGAACTCTCCGACTCGCTCACCGCCGAGGACTACCGCCGCGTGCACGCCCTCGTGGCACGGCACTTCGCCGTCACGCTCACGGACTGCGGTACCGGCGTGAGCCGCCCGGCCATGCGCGGGATCCTCGAGGACGCGGACAACATCGTCGTCGTGGCGGGCTACGCGGTCAGCGGCGCGAAGCGGGCGCGGGACACGCTGCGCTGGCTCTCCGCACACGGCTACGACCGGCTCGCGCAGGGCGCCATCGTGGTGGTGACCGACAAGGACGACGTCTCCGCCCGTGTCGACAAGGCAGCGATCGAGGCCACCCTCTCAGGCATGTGCCGCGCCCTCGTGGCCGTCCCGCATGACCGCTCCATGGCGGACGGCGACCTCGTTGATCTGGGCCGCCTCCGCCCCTCGACGCGGCGGGCGTACCGGCAGATCGCCGCGGCGATCGTGTCGGGCTACCAGCGGTAG
- a CDS encoding ABC transporter substrate-binding protein, whose protein sequence is MGDSLTLREISRRTALGALGVGILGATVASWPRLTGTDIPGRNDGSLSIAILGTAADAAARQKAVDAFRRLHPEIKVRVQAIQAVDWKDFFSKILTMVAAGNPPDVVYVATEGAQLFAEKLAHPLDDYIRRDASVMAEYFADVHPSLVEAFMYRGSLYQLPMDWNAADMYYNTKVFAAAGLSRPADDWTHLDFRSALSAMRRANPSGFTPYYWTNRLFGGVVPWLYANGTSVLTEQRATGGNWLWDGFYASDPSRATRSGGYLWEAPNANDPRVYETFDFLRGLVQDGLGVRPEEGGGNSLVGLFASGRIGATPAGGYWVQGLADAGMGPNDFDVQFFPRWATGPGAAAQRHQFGTAGYAIMKTAKDKDAAWEWIKFSASREAMELLFSTPTTTPARRSMVNEALYSGKGPAHWKVFYDTLDRFPTTGPIPAPPQQAAVETALIKNVSLAVSGDEQQLKSALASLQNDLELALRRTA, encoded by the coding sequence ATGGGCGACTCGCTCACACTGCGCGAGATCTCGCGGCGCACCGCGCTCGGGGCCCTGGGCGTCGGGATCCTCGGAGCCACTGTGGCCTCGTGGCCCCGCTTGACAGGAACCGACATCCCCGGCCGCAACGACGGCAGCCTGAGCATCGCGATCCTCGGCACGGCCGCCGACGCCGCGGCCCGCCAGAAGGCGGTCGACGCGTTCCGGCGCCTCCACCCCGAGATCAAGGTCCGCGTCCAGGCCATCCAGGCCGTGGACTGGAAGGACTTCTTCAGCAAGATCCTCACCATGGTCGCCGCGGGCAACCCGCCCGACGTCGTCTACGTCGCCACCGAGGGCGCGCAGCTCTTCGCCGAGAAGCTCGCGCACCCCCTCGACGACTACATCCGCCGCGACGCCTCGGTCATGGCCGAGTACTTCGCCGACGTCCACCCGAGCCTCGTCGAGGCGTTCATGTACCGCGGGAGCCTCTACCAGCTCCCGATGGACTGGAACGCCGCGGACATGTACTACAACACCAAGGTCTTCGCGGCCGCGGGGCTCTCGCGCCCCGCCGACGACTGGACCCACCTCGACTTCCGGTCCGCGCTCTCCGCGATGCGGCGCGCCAACCCGAGCGGCTTCACCCCGTACTACTGGACCAACCGGCTCTTCGGCGGCGTGGTCCCGTGGCTCTACGCGAACGGCACGTCCGTCCTCACGGAGCAGCGCGCCACCGGCGGGAACTGGCTGTGGGACGGCTTCTACGCCTCAGACCCCTCCCGCGCCACCCGTTCCGGCGGGTACCTGTGGGAGGCTCCCAACGCGAACGACCCGCGGGTCTACGAGACCTTCGACTTCCTCCGGGGGCTCGTGCAGGACGGCCTCGGCGTCCGGCCCGAGGAGGGCGGCGGCAACTCGCTCGTCGGCCTCTTCGCCTCGGGCCGCATCGGCGCCACGCCCGCCGGCGGCTACTGGGTGCAGGGCCTCGCCGACGCAGGCATGGGCCCGAACGACTTCGACGTCCAGTTCTTCCCCCGCTGGGCCACCGGCCCCGGGGCAGCGGCGCAGCGCCACCAGTTCGGCACCGCCGGCTACGCGATCATGAAAACCGCGAAGGACAAGGACGCCGCTTGGGAGTGGATCAAGTTCAGCGCCTCGCGCGAGGCCATGGAACTGCTCTTCTCCACGCCGACCACGACCCCCGCCCGCCGCTCCATGGTCAACGAGGCCCTGTACTCAGGCAAGGGGCCGGCCCACTGGAAGGTCTTCTACGACACCCTCGACCGGTTCCCGACGACCGGCCCGATCCCGGCGCCGCCCCAGCAGGCGGCCGTCGAGACCGCCCTCATCAAGAACGTCTCTCTGGCCGTGAGCGGGGACGAGCAGCAGCTCAAGAGCGCCCTCGCCTCCCTCCAGAACGACCTCGAGCTGGCCCTCAGGAGGACCGCATGA
- a CDS encoding carbohydrate ABC transporter permease, which translates to MTTTATPVPVPSDRGARTGHAQQDRSPSTPARRRRRALDWSLTGRIAILVLAAALTLGPVLWTLSTSLRPPADSLKLPPSFIPWNPDFSSYAQVFKQVDMGLLVLNSALVTGLIAIGQMFSAALAGYAFAFLKFRGKGALFSLVLATMMVPVQVTIVPVFMLIRGMGLSDTLLALILPAIPTAFGTFLMRQYFLGLPAELAEAAAIDGASPFRIFRSVYAPLAMPGLAIVGILAFNFHWNEFFRPLILTISEQNFTLPLGLVSLQGNMGTGSISVVLAGVVLSMIPALIVFLIGQRTLRDGLTAGAGK; encoded by the coding sequence ATGACCACCACCGCGACTCCCGTCCCTGTCCCCTCCGACCGCGGAGCCCGCACGGGCCACGCCCAGCAGGACCGCAGCCCCAGCACCCCGGCGAGGCGCCGCCGTCGTGCGCTCGACTGGTCCCTCACCGGACGCATCGCCATCCTCGTCCTGGCTGCGGCGCTGACCCTCGGCCCGGTGCTGTGGACCCTGTCCACGTCCCTGCGGCCGCCGGCGGACTCGCTCAAGCTCCCGCCCTCGTTCATCCCCTGGAACCCCGACTTCTCCTCCTACGCGCAGGTGTTCAAGCAGGTCGACATGGGGCTGCTCGTGCTCAACAGCGCACTCGTCACGGGGCTCATCGCGATCGGGCAGATGTTCTCCGCGGCGCTCGCGGGGTACGCGTTCGCGTTCCTCAAGTTCCGCGGCAAGGGCGCCCTGTTCTCGCTCGTCCTGGCCACGATGATGGTCCCGGTGCAGGTCACGATCGTGCCGGTGTTCATGCTCATCCGCGGCATGGGCCTCTCCGACACGCTCCTGGCCCTCATCCTCCCGGCCATCCCGACCGCGTTCGGCACGTTCCTCATGCGGCAGTACTTCCTGGGCCTGCCGGCGGAGCTCGCCGAGGCCGCCGCGATCGACGGTGCGTCACCATTCCGGATCTTCCGCTCGGTCTACGCCCCACTGGCCATGCCGGGCCTCGCGATCGTGGGGATCCTCGCGTTCAACTTCCACTGGAACGAGTTCTTCCGGCCCCTCATCCTGACCATCTCCGAGCAGAACTTCACCCTGCCCCTCGGCCTCGTGTCCCTCCAGGGCAACATGGGCACGGGGAGCATCTCGGTGGTCCTCGCCGGTGTCGTCCTGTCCATGATCCCCGCGCTGATCGTCTTCCTGATCGGCCAGCGGACCCTCCGCGACGGCCTCACCGCCGGCGCCGGCAAGTAG
- a CDS encoding MFS transporter gives MVRSGNERFSLLSIAVPAFGPSVLFSIGEGAILPVVPLSARDLGGSVAVAALTVTLIGLGSLVFNLPASLLTVRFGERWAIVGAQAAGAVALAVSALATELWQFMPALVVLGMAASVTNLARQKYLTEAVPPAFRARALSTLGGTLRIGLFLGPFLGAGAMQLWGLRGAYWVGAAVFAGAAAVALFMPDLEDDAAGQGRAPQPRLARVAATHWRVLATVGLGVLFVSAVRQSRQVVIPLWAEHLGLDAPTASLVYGIAGGVDLLLFYPGGKLMDVRGRLAVAVPSMTIMGLALVAMPFTAAFWPFLAVSCLLGLGNGIGSGMIMTLGADFSPDHGRAQFLGLWRLMADSGSTLGPVLLSAVTAASALGVGVGAAGLLGLAAAGVLAWSVPRAQAVPGPAASGGSGASRRSGASRGMAPRGGSDQP, from the coding sequence GTGGTTCGATCAGGCAACGAGCGCTTCTCCCTGCTCTCGATCGCTGTCCCGGCCTTCGGCCCGTCGGTGCTGTTCTCGATCGGCGAGGGCGCGATCCTGCCTGTTGTCCCGCTCTCGGCGCGCGACCTCGGCGGGTCCGTTGCGGTTGCCGCGCTCACGGTCACGCTGATCGGGCTCGGCTCGCTCGTCTTCAACCTGCCCGCCTCCCTCCTCACGGTCAGGTTCGGAGAGCGGTGGGCGATCGTCGGCGCGCAGGCCGCGGGCGCCGTCGCGCTTGCCGTCTCGGCCCTGGCCACCGAGCTGTGGCAGTTCATGCCCGCGCTCGTGGTGCTCGGGATGGCCGCGAGCGTCACGAACCTGGCCCGGCAGAAGTACCTCACCGAGGCCGTCCCGCCGGCGTTCCGCGCCCGGGCCCTGTCCACCCTCGGCGGGACGCTGCGGATCGGCCTGTTCCTGGGCCCGTTCCTCGGCGCCGGCGCCATGCAGCTGTGGGGCCTCCGCGGCGCGTACTGGGTGGGGGCGGCCGTGTTCGCCGGGGCAGCGGCGGTCGCGCTGTTCATGCCGGACCTCGAGGACGACGCCGCCGGGCAGGGCCGCGCGCCGCAGCCTCGCCTCGCGCGGGTGGCGGCCACCCATTGGAGGGTCCTCGCCACGGTTGGCCTGGGGGTCCTGTTCGTCTCGGCCGTGCGGCAGTCGCGCCAAGTCGTCATCCCGCTGTGGGCCGAGCACCTCGGGCTCGATGCGCCGACGGCCTCGCTCGTCTACGGGATCGCCGGGGGCGTGGACCTGCTGCTGTTCTACCCGGGCGGGAAGCTCATGGACGTGCGGGGACGGCTGGCCGTCGCGGTCCCGTCCATGACGATCATGGGACTGGCACTCGTCGCGATGCCGTTCACGGCCGCGTTCTGGCCGTTCCTCGCCGTCTCGTGCCTGCTCGGGCTGGGCAACGGGATCGGCTCCGGGATGATCATGACGCTTGGCGCCGACTTCTCGCCGGACCACGGCCGGGCGCAGTTCCTGGGGCTCTGGCGGCTCATGGCGGACTCCGGGAGCACGCTCGGTCCCGTGCTGCTCTCCGCCGTCACCGCGGCCTCGGCGCTCGGAGTGGGGGTCGGGGCCGCGGGGCTGCTCGGGCTCGCCGCGGCCGGCGTTCTGGCGTGGAGCGTACCGCGGGCGCAGGCCGTCCCGGGGCCGGCAGCGTCGGGCGGGAGCGGGGCGTCACGCCGGAGCGGGGCGTCACGCGGGATGGCGCCTCGCGGCGGATCCGACCAGCCATGA
- a CDS encoding phosphatase PAP2 family protein translates to MPARRPAPSGPFLLAALIAAAACAAVYWAFVRTAVGQGLDEQALLEAAAMFGGWSRTNLAALNYLPAASAVAAAGVLLWAALARRRRAVSAVALAAALVANAAAYALKHWVFSRPDLGYGVFGENTMPSGHTTLTASAAAVVFLAVGPRWRPAAAFAGATYAAASGLAMLVNQWHLAGDVVDALFLVGAVMCPAYWLVLRLERSGAAGTRLEDAQRRWLTASVRACLIAAAVAAVALALALIVPHADRRVGTVPQFLAAGGAAVVAAAYAGSAGAIWLTGPRTAAAEAHLGTPQPRVRRWRA, encoded by the coding sequence ATGCCCGCCCGCCGTCCCGCGCCCAGTGGACCGTTCCTGCTCGCCGCGCTCATCGCGGCCGCCGCCTGCGCCGCGGTGTACTGGGCGTTCGTGCGCACGGCGGTCGGCCAAGGGCTCGACGAGCAGGCCCTGCTCGAGGCTGCGGCGATGTTCGGCGGCTGGAGCAGGACCAACCTCGCCGCGCTCAACTACCTCCCCGCCGCCTCCGCGGTGGCCGCCGCCGGGGTGCTGCTCTGGGCCGCGCTCGCACGACGCCGCCGGGCCGTCTCCGCGGTGGCCCTCGCCGCCGCGCTGGTCGCCAACGCCGCCGCCTACGCGCTCAAGCACTGGGTGTTCTCCCGGCCGGACCTCGGCTATGGCGTGTTCGGGGAGAACACGATGCCCTCCGGCCACACGACGCTCACGGCGTCGGCCGCGGCCGTGGTGTTCCTCGCGGTGGGCCCGCGCTGGCGCCCGGCCGCGGCCTTCGCGGGCGCCACGTACGCCGCGGCGAGCGGCCTCGCGATGCTCGTGAACCAGTGGCACCTCGCCGGGGACGTCGTCGACGCGCTGTTCCTCGTCGGTGCGGTCATGTGCCCGGCGTACTGGCTGGTCCTGCGGCTCGAGCGTTCCGGGGCTGCGGGCACGCGTCTGGAGGACGCCCAGCGCCGCTGGCTCACTGCCTCGGTCCGCGCGTGCCTGATCGCGGCGGCCGTGGCCGCGGTCGCGCTCGCCCTCGCTCTGATCGTTCCGCACGCCGACAGGAGGGTGGGCACGGTCCCACAGTTCCTGGCCGCAGGCGGGGCGGCCGTCGTGGCCGCGGCGTACGCGGGCTCGGCGGGGGCGATCTGGCTCACCGGCCCGCGCACCGCAGCGGCTGAAGCGCACTTGGGAACTCCACAGCCCCGTGTGCGACGCTGGAGGGCATGA
- a CDS encoding carbohydrate ABC transporter permease, whose amino-acid sequence MAWLFLAPTIVGMGVFTVIPIVASVLLAFFRWDIISPPQFAGLDNFTEMASDPTVRVAFGNTIAFVAVAVVLQLGVALGLAVLIQDRLPNWLRVFFRSAFFFPLILSAASVSIFMKYLFNEQFGVVNWLLGTVGIPAVPWLTTPFGSATVVVLVYVWQNFGFSFLLFLGALSSIPQETYEAASLDGATGWRKHRHVTLPLISPTTLVASVMAIINALQVFDQPYVLTRGGPGDSTRTAVMVIFETAFQQLQFGKASAIGVVLMLVIMAVTALQFRLSKRFVFYQ is encoded by the coding sequence ATGGCGTGGCTGTTCCTGGCCCCCACGATCGTGGGCATGGGTGTGTTCACCGTCATCCCGATCGTCGCCTCGGTGCTCCTCGCGTTCTTCCGCTGGGACATCATCAGCCCCCCGCAGTTCGCCGGCCTCGACAACTTCACGGAGATGGCCTCGGACCCGACGGTGCGCGTCGCGTTCGGCAACACGATCGCGTTCGTGGCCGTCGCCGTCGTGCTCCAGCTCGGCGTGGCGCTCGGCCTGGCGGTGCTCATTCAGGACCGGCTGCCGAACTGGCTGCGCGTCTTCTTCCGCTCCGCGTTCTTCTTCCCGCTCATCCTCTCGGCGGCGAGCGTCTCGATCTTCATGAAGTACCTCTTCAATGAACAGTTCGGCGTGGTCAACTGGCTCCTCGGGACGGTCGGCATCCCCGCGGTCCCGTGGCTCACGACGCCGTTCGGCTCCGCCACCGTGGTGGTCCTCGTCTACGTATGGCAGAACTTCGGGTTCTCGTTCCTCCTCTTCCTCGGGGCGCTGTCCTCGATCCCGCAGGAGACGTATGAGGCCGCCTCCCTCGACGGCGCGACCGGCTGGCGCAAGCACCGCCACGTGACGCTGCCGCTCATCAGCCCCACGACCCTCGTGGCCTCCGTCATGGCGATCATCAACGCCCTCCAGGTCTTCGACCAGCCCTACGTGCTCACCCGCGGCGGGCCCGGCGATTCGACCCGCACGGCCGTCATGGTGATCTTCGAGACCGCCTTCCAGCAGCTCCAGTTCGGCAAGGCCTCCGCGATCGGCGTGGTCCTCATGCTCGTCATCATGGCCGTCACGGCCCTGCAGTTCCGGCTCAGCAAGCGCTTCGTCTTCTACCAGTGA
- a CDS encoding phosphatase PAP2 family protein, whose amino-acid sequence MTIRDRDRHVPHAAPARRLPAAPPAPLGPFVVASLAAAAGILGTYLFFVRTTTGQYIDESALVEATQLYGGTAARAALRFLDYLPALSVAAGALALGYAALVRRRWLASLVALAGAAGANVATQVLKNDVLTRPFRGVETITENSLPSGHTTLAAAAAAAVFLVVSPRWRPLVAFAGGTYAVGTGVATLVNQWHRPADVVAAFLVVAVFMAPAAWVVLRTGASWNTWDGFGSHPGSWRLWVTLPTLAGLVAAALAVVELLRIAPIAGQEVSTTNYFWAGSSFIVISGYLVATAASWLVGSAARRHPA is encoded by the coding sequence ATGACCATCAGGGACCGCGACCGTCACGTGCCCCACGCCGCCCCCGCGCGGAGGCTGCCCGCAGCACCGCCGGCGCCGCTGGGCCCGTTCGTCGTCGCCTCCCTCGCCGCCGCGGCCGGGATCCTGGGCACGTACCTGTTCTTCGTCCGCACCACCACGGGCCAGTACATCGACGAGTCCGCCCTCGTCGAGGCCACGCAGCTGTACGGCGGCACGGCGGCGCGCGCCGCCCTGCGCTTCCTCGACTACCTCCCGGCGCTCTCGGTCGCCGCGGGTGCCTTGGCGCTCGGCTACGCGGCGCTCGTACGACGCCGGTGGCTCGCCTCCCTCGTGGCCCTCGCCGGCGCGGCCGGCGCCAACGTCGCCACGCAGGTGCTCAAGAACGACGTCCTGACGCGCCCGTTCCGCGGCGTCGAGACGATCACCGAGAACTCGCTCCCGTCCGGGCACACGACCCTCGCCGCGGCGGCCGCCGCGGCGGTGTTCCTCGTCGTGTCCCCGCGCTGGCGCCCGCTCGTGGCGTTCGCCGGGGGCACGTACGCCGTCGGGACCGGCGTCGCGACGCTCGTGAACCAGTGGCACCGGCCGGCGGACGTCGTGGCCGCGTTCCTCGTCGTGGCGGTGTTCATGGCCCCGGCGGCATGGGTCGTGCTCCGCACCGGGGCGAGCTGGAACACATGGGACGGCTTCGGGAGCCACCCCGGGTCGTGGCGGCTGTGGGTCACGCTGCCAACGCTCGCGGGCCTGGTCGCGGCGGCGTTGGCCGTCGTGGAGCTCCTCCGCATCGCCCCGATCGCGGGCCAGGAGGTCAGCACCACCAACTACTTCTGGGCGGGATCGTCCTTCATCGTCATCAGCGGCTACCTCGTCGCCACGGCCGCGTCATGGCTGGTCGGATCCGCCGCGAGGCGCCATCCCGCGTGA
- a CDS encoding glycoside hydrolase family 32 protein, which produces MTSVAPVSSAVPIAGPAAHPDRSFPRLHPRPAQGWVNDPNGIVFADGRWHVFFQHNAESARHHRIHWGHVSSADLVRWDAHPLALAPQYGGPDAYGCWTGVATLDAGVPTAVYSGVVDGSGRSQVVLARGSADLVEWTQDGVVAAGMPDDPRVIAVRDPFLFEFAGHRWAIQGAGLDSGDAAILLYGADDLTAWEYHGVWLTSEDPVAAGLPQANIWECPQLVRSGGSWAAVFSLWLDDQLTGVGHLVGSLALDALTGLPVFAPRSCGLSDLGGSFYAPQAVQADDRVLVWGWAKEVTPAGVLGRTQDECDAVGWSGALTFPRELRVAGDAVELRPAPELAALRASVLVAADAPGAHDGAPRLALPDQAEAVLTGSGSVRLLLGDQLVWEGQVCADGEVRVLLDASIIEVYRAGGVATTLRAYPSGSEEYRLELGPEVRVQAWALAIPA; this is translated from the coding sequence ATGACTTCCGTTGCCCCCGTCTCCTCCGCCGTCCCGATTGCCGGGCCGGCCGCGCACCCCGACAGGTCCTTCCCCCGGCTCCACCCCCGCCCCGCTCAGGGATGGGTCAACGATCCGAACGGGATCGTATTCGCCGACGGGCGCTGGCACGTGTTCTTCCAGCACAACGCCGAGTCGGCCCGGCACCACAGGATCCACTGGGGCCACGTGAGCTCCGCTGATCTGGTGCGGTGGGACGCCCACCCGCTTGCCCTCGCCCCGCAGTACGGCGGGCCGGACGCCTACGGGTGCTGGACCGGCGTCGCGACCCTCGATGCAGGCGTTCCCACCGCCGTGTACTCCGGGGTGGTGGACGGGTCCGGGCGCTCGCAGGTCGTGCTCGCCCGCGGTTCGGCCGACCTCGTCGAGTGGACGCAGGACGGCGTCGTGGCGGCCGGAATGCCGGACGACCCCCGCGTGATCGCGGTCCGCGACCCGTTTCTGTTCGAGTTCGCCGGGCACCGCTGGGCGATCCAGGGCGCCGGGCTCGACTCAGGCGACGCCGCCATCCTCCTCTACGGCGCCGACGACCTCACCGCGTGGGAGTACCACGGCGTGTGGCTCACGTCGGAGGACCCCGTCGCGGCCGGGCTGCCGCAGGCGAACATCTGGGAGTGCCCGCAGCTCGTCCGGTCCGGTGGCTCGTGGGCGGCCGTGTTCTCCCTGTGGCTCGACGACCAGCTCACGGGCGTGGGCCACCTCGTGGGCTCGCTCGCGCTGGATGCCCTCACCGGGCTGCCCGTGTTCGCCCCGCGCTCCTGCGGCCTGTCCGATCTGGGCGGCTCGTTCTACGCCCCGCAGGCCGTGCAGGCGGACGACCGGGTCCTCGTGTGGGGCTGGGCGAAGGAGGTCACGCCGGCCGGGGTGCTCGGGCGGACGCAGGATGAGTGCGACGCGGTCGGCTGGTCCGGCGCGCTCACGTTCCCGCGCGAGCTGCGCGTGGCCGGCGACGCCGTCGAGCTCCGGCCGGCGCCCGAGCTCGCCGCGCTCCGGGCGTCGGTGCTCGTCGCAGCGGATGCGCCCGGCGCGCACGACGGCGCCCCTCGCCTCGCCCTGCCCGACCAGGCCGAGGCGGTGCTCACCGGCTCCGGGAGCGTGCGCCTCCTCCTGGGCGATCAGCTGGTGTGGGAGGGGCAGGTCTGCGCCGACGGCGAGGTGCGGGTCCTGCTCGACGCCTCGATTATCGAGGTATACCGGGCCGGCGGTGTCGCCACGACGCTCCGGGCGTACCCGTCCGGATCCGAGGAGTACCGGCTCGAGCTGGGCCCGGAGGTTCGCGTCCAGGCCTGGGCGCTCGCCATCCCCGCCTAG
- a CDS encoding MBL fold metallo-hydrolase, with amino-acid sequence MAESGATPERPRKDGTQVAAWQDLGANTYVLATEPLRLNVGLVVGKDRALVVDTGQGPRQGAEILAAVREKTDLPLVVVNTHAHYDHFFGNAVFAAAGATEFYAHENAAAEIAENAGAQRPAVAGAEPEMAAGEGESTEIVVPTAIVRDQPVLVDLGGTSATLFYLGRGHTDGDLLVGTPSTLFAGDLVEEGAYPQFGDSFPEEWADALRHISALRNRYENLVPGHGGLCSDAFVRTMADTMATAVRSAVQATRETPDDATKAVPILPYGPEQSRLFIQRLKASSLS; translated from the coding sequence ATGGCAGAATCGGGGGCAACCCCGGAACGCCCACGGAAGGACGGCACACAAGTGGCTGCATGGCAGGATCTCGGAGCGAACACCTATGTCCTGGCCACGGAGCCACTGAGGCTCAATGTGGGGCTCGTGGTGGGGAAGGACCGTGCCCTCGTGGTGGACACGGGGCAGGGTCCGCGCCAGGGGGCCGAGATCCTCGCCGCGGTGCGGGAGAAGACGGACCTGCCGCTCGTCGTGGTGAACACCCACGCGCACTACGACCACTTCTTCGGCAACGCCGTCTTCGCCGCGGCGGGCGCCACGGAGTTCTACGCTCACGAGAACGCGGCGGCGGAGATCGCGGAGAACGCCGGGGCGCAGCGCCCGGCCGTCGCCGGGGCCGAGCCGGAGATGGCAGCGGGCGAGGGGGAGAGCACCGAGATCGTGGTGCCCACCGCGATCGTGCGCGACCAGCCCGTGCTCGTGGACCTCGGCGGCACCTCTGCGACCCTGTTCTACCTCGGCCGCGGCCACACCGACGGGGACCTGCTCGTCGGCACCCCCTCGACGCTGTTCGCCGGGGACCTCGTCGAGGAGGGCGCGTACCCGCAGTTCGGGGACTCGTTCCCGGAGGAGTGGGCGGATGCGCTGCGGCACATCTCGGCGCTGCGCAACCGATACGAGAACCTCGTGCCCGGTCACGGCGGCCTGTGCAGCGACGCGTTCGTGCGCACCATGGCCGATACGATGGCCACGGCGGTGCGCTCGGCCGTGCAGGCCACGCGGGAGACCCCGGACGACGCCACGAAGGCCGTCCCCATCCTCCCGTACGGCCCGGAGCAGTCGCGCCTGTTCATCCAGCGGCTCAAGGCCTCCAGCCTGAGCTGA